The sequence GATTCCGGCGCCGGTATTCTGATCATGACTCCGATTGAAGGAAAAGATTATTCGCTCGCGGAACTCTGTATTGCGGCTTGTGCCGAGGCTTTTCGGGGGGACGGTGAAATTCTGGCTTCGGGCATGGGCTTGGTGCCACGTCTGGGGGCAGGGCTGGCGAAGCTGACGTTCAGCCCTGATTTATTGCTCAATGACGGGGAGTGTACTCTGGTATCGGAGCCGATTCCTCCGGGACCTCGAGGTTCCTATCAGCCCAAGGTGGAGGGGTGGTTGCCCTTTCGAGCGGTCTTTGACCTGCTCTGGGGTGGGCGACGGCATTGCATGAATACCCCGACGCAACTCGACCGCTTCGGGCAGCAGAATATTTCTCTGATCGGTGACCCCGACCAGCCCAAGGTGCAGCTGCTCGGCGTGCGCGGGATTCCCGGAAATTCGATCAATCATCCGTCGAGTTTCTTTGTGCCGAATCACGGTAAGCGCACTCTGGTTGAGCAGGTCGATCGGGTCTCGGGCGTGGGCTACGACCCGGACCGCTGGAAGAAGGGTATGAACGCGGGCCTGATGGAACTTCGTCGCTGCATCACAAACCTTGCGGTTCTGGACTGGGGCGGACCGGACCATCAGATGCGCGTTCTCAGCCTGCACCCGGGTGTGAGCTTCGAGGATGTTCAGGAGGCGACCTCCTTCCCGCTGGCGCAGGTCGATAGTCTCGGCGAAACCGCCGGGCCGGACGCCGAGAGCCTGCGGATCCTGCGCGATGTCCTCGACGTGAACAACCTTCGCGCGAGCGTATTTCCCGAAAAATAAGAGAGGCTGTTTTCATGGGTATCGAGACGACAATTTCCGACGGCGTGGCGCATGTCGTGATGAATGTACCGCCTGTCAATGCCTTTGATAGCGCGACCTGGGCCGAGCTGGCGGCACTTTTCCAGAATCTCAGCACCAATGAGGATGCGCGCGTGGTGCTTTTATCAGCCGAGGGACGCGGCTTTCAGGCAGGCGTTGATATCAAGGAATTGGCAGAGGACTCCACGGCCATCACGAAGGTCAACAAGGGTTGCTACGATACCTTTGCGGCAATCTACGATTGTCAGGTGCCGGTGGTGACCGCGGTGCATGGCTTTTGTCTCGGAGGAGGGATCGGCATGTCCGGTGCCTCCGATATTGTCTTTGCCTCCGAGGACGCCACGTTCGGTTTGCCGGAAATCGACCGGGGAGCGCTCGGTGCGGCCACCCATCTCTACCGGATGTTCGGCATGGCCAAGGCTCGCAAGATGCTGCTTACGGGGGAGTCGATTCCGGCTTCCGAGGCTTATCGCCTCGGTGCACTTGAAGCGGTGACCTCCCGCGATGGTCTCTTGCCGGCGGCGCGCGCAGTCGCCGAATCGATTGCTGCCAAAAGCCCGAAGGCTGTCCGTCTGGCGAAGGAATCGCTGAATGGAATCGAGCTGATGGATGTGAAGAAGAGCTATCGCTTCGAGCAGGGCTTTACTCTGGAGCTCTACACATCGCCCGACTCGCAAGAGGCAAGGGACGCGTTTGTGCAGAAACGCGACGT is a genomic window of Candidatus Binatia bacterium containing:
- a CDS encoding enoyl-CoA hydratase family protein, which codes for MGIETTISDGVAHVVMNVPPVNAFDSATWAELAALFQNLSTNEDARVVLLSAEGRGFQAGVDIKELAEDSTAITKVNKGCYDTFAAIYDCQVPVVTAVHGFCLGGGIGMSGASDIVFASEDATFGLPEIDRGALGAATHLYRMFGMAKARKMLLTGESIPASEAYRLGALEAVTSRDGLLPAARAVAESIAAKSPKAVRLAKESLNGIELMDVKKSYRFEQGFTLELYTSPDSQEARDAFVQKRDVDFKKS
- a CDS encoding ketoacid CoA transferase; its protein translation is MTPIEGKDYSLAELCIAACAEAFRGDGEILASGMGLVPRLGAGLAKLTFSPDLLLNDGECTLVSEPIPPGPRGSYQPKVEGWLPFRAVFDLLWGGRRHCMNTPTQLDRFGQQNISLIGDPDQPKVQLLGVRGIPGNSINHPSSFFVPNHGKRTLVEQVDRVSGVGYDPDRWKKGMNAGLMELRRCITNLAVLDWGGPDHQMRVLSLHPGVSFEDVQEATSFPLAQVDSLGETAGPDAESLRILRDVLDVNNLRASVFPEK